One window from the genome of Halofilum ochraceum encodes:
- the ispF gene encoding 2-C-methyl-D-erythritol 2,4-cyclodiphosphate synthase, which yields MRIGHGYDVHATTDGDHVMLGGVRIDAPFGLRAHSDGDVALHALCDALLGAAALGDIGRHFPDTEPAWAGASGQKLLRRTVALVRDRGWVAVNADLTLIAERPRIGPHIDAMREGIAAELDLDRRAVNVKATTHEGIGGIGRGEGIAAHAVVLLEAR from the coding sequence ATGCGAATCGGACACGGATACGACGTACACGCGACCACGGACGGCGATCACGTGATGCTTGGCGGCGTGCGGATCGATGCGCCGTTTGGCCTGCGCGCCCACTCGGACGGTGACGTCGCGCTGCACGCCCTCTGCGACGCCCTGCTCGGCGCCGCCGCGCTGGGCGATATCGGCCGCCACTTCCCGGACACCGAACCGGCCTGGGCCGGCGCCTCCGGCCAGAAACTGCTGCGGCGCACGGTGGCGCTCGTGCGCGATCGCGGCTGGGTCGCCGTCAACGCCGACCTCACCCTCATCGCCGAGCGCCCGCGCATCGGTCCGCACATCGACGCCATGCGCGAGGGCATCGCCGCCGAACTCGATCTGGACCGGCGCGCGGTCAACGTAAAGGCGACCACGCACGAGGGTATCGGCGGCATCGGCCGCGGCGAGGGTATCGCCGCGCATGCCGTCGTCCTGCTGGAGGCCCGCTGA
- the ispD gene encoding 2-C-methyl-D-erythritol 4-phosphate cytidylyltransferase, translating into MSPVAFSVVVPAAGAGARMGGPTPKTYLPLAGRTVIEWGLAPLLAHPGLRRLVVALARDDDRFAELPPASDARVQTVIGGASRAASVAAGLDALAADSDGPVLVHDGARPCLSGEEIERLLAWASDPAGALLAIPVRDTLKRADADGRVAATEDRTGLWQALTPQLFHGGTLRDALGDATDPAITDEASAMERAGFAPRLVEGDPANIKITRPHDLPLAEAVLAMRGGQ; encoded by the coding sequence GTGAGCCCGGTGGCGTTCAGTGTGGTCGTCCCCGCCGCCGGCGCCGGCGCGCGCATGGGTGGCCCGACCCCCAAGACCTATCTCCCCCTGGCCGGCCGCACCGTGATCGAGTGGGGGCTGGCGCCGCTGCTGGCGCACCCGGGCCTGCGACGACTCGTGGTCGCCCTGGCACGCGACGACGACCGCTTCGCCGAACTGCCACCGGCTAGCGACGCACGCGTACAGACCGTCATCGGTGGCGCCAGCCGGGCGGCCTCGGTGGCCGCGGGGCTGGACGCGCTCGCCGCCGATAGCGACGGGCCGGTGCTCGTGCACGACGGCGCGCGGCCATGTCTCTCGGGCGAAGAGATCGAGCGGCTGCTCGCGTGGGCATCGGATCCGGCCGGTGCGCTCCTCGCCATCCCGGTCCGCGACACGCTCAAGCGCGCCGATGCCGACGGGCGGGTCGCGGCCACCGAGGATCGCACCGGGCTGTGGCAGGCGTTGACGCCACAGCTCTTCCACGGTGGTACGCTTCGTGACGCACTCGGCGATGCCACGGATCCGGCCATCACCGACGAGGCCTCGGCCATGGAGCGCGCCGGCTTTGCCCCGCGCCTGGTCGAGGGCGACCCGGCCAATATCAAGATCACGCGCCCGCACGACCTCCCACTGGCGGAGGCCGTGCTGGCGATGCGCGGCGGACAATGA
- the ftsB gene encoding cell division protein FtsB: MKVLIAVLVALLLTLQYRLWFADGGLAEVHRLQKEIAKQEEHNARLRERNQALAAEVRDLKKGMEAVEARARSELGMVGEGETFFRVIEKTDNDVEPLPDAGSDGSPDSAPKKDSPALDTDRP; this comes from the coding sequence TTGAAAGTCCTGATCGCCGTGCTCGTCGCGCTGCTGCTCACGCTGCAGTATCGCCTGTGGTTCGCTGATGGCGGTCTGGCCGAGGTCCACCGCCTGCAAAAGGAAATCGCGAAGCAGGAAGAGCACAACGCCCGCTTGCGCGAACGCAACCAGGCGCTGGCCGCCGAGGTGCGTGACCTCAAAAAGGGCATGGAGGCGGTCGAGGCACGGGCGCGATCGGAGCTCGGGATGGTGGGTGAGGGCGAGACCTTTTTCCGCGTGATTGAGAAGACGGACAACGACGTGGAACCGCTGCCGGATGCCGGCTCGGACGGATCGCCGGACTCGGCCCCGAAGAAAGACAGCCCCGCGCTGGACACCGACCGCCCGTGA
- the eno gene encoding phosphopyruvate hydratase: MSEIVDIRAREILDSRGNPTIEADVFLASGSYGRAAVPSGASTGVREAIELRDGDKSRYLGKGVRNAVANVHREIRPAMNGFEGGDQAALDRALIDLDGTDNKGRLGANALLAVSLATARAAAAEAGVPVYEHLGGDRARTLPVPLMNILNGGAHADNSVDLQEFMIVPAGAETFSEALRCGTEIFHALKKVLGQRGFATGVGDEGGFAPDLPSNEAAIETILEAVNAAGYRPGRDVWLALDVASSEFHQDGTYNLESEGRSFDADGFIEYLSAWVDQYPILSIEDGMAEGDWDGWIELTRRLGDKVQLVGDDLFVTNPSILQEGIDRAAANAILIKVNQIGTLTETLEAMRMADAAGYRNVVSHRSGETEDTFIAQLAVATGAGQIKTGSASRSDRVAKYNELLRIEERLGDRGRYGGRGVFGPLA, from the coding sequence CGGGGGCATCGACCGGTGTGCGCGAGGCCATCGAGCTGCGTGATGGTGACAAGAGCCGCTACCTCGGCAAGGGCGTGCGCAACGCGGTCGCCAACGTCCACCGCGAGATCCGTCCGGCGATGAACGGTTTTGAGGGCGGCGACCAGGCGGCGCTCGATCGCGCGCTGATCGATCTCGACGGGACCGATAACAAGGGCCGGCTGGGCGCCAATGCGCTGCTGGCGGTCTCGCTGGCCACCGCGCGGGCCGCGGCCGCCGAGGCCGGCGTGCCGGTGTACGAACACCTCGGCGGCGACCGGGCGCGCACGCTGCCGGTGCCGCTGATGAATATCCTCAACGGCGGCGCGCACGCCGACAACAGCGTCGACCTGCAGGAGTTCATGATCGTGCCGGCCGGCGCCGAGACCTTCTCCGAGGCCCTGCGCTGCGGCACCGAGATCTTCCACGCGCTCAAGAAGGTGCTGGGCCAGCGCGGTTTCGCGACCGGCGTCGGCGACGAGGGTGGCTTCGCCCCGGACCTGCCCTCGAACGAGGCCGCCATCGAGACCATCCTCGAGGCGGTGAACGCGGCCGGCTATCGCCCGGGCCGCGACGTCTGGCTCGCGCTCGACGTCGCCAGCTCCGAGTTCCACCAAGACGGCACCTACAACCTCGAGTCCGAGGGCCGCAGCTTCGACGCCGACGGCTTCATCGAATACCTCTCGGCCTGGGTCGACCAGTACCCGATCCTTTCCATCGAGGACGGTATGGCCGAGGGCGACTGGGACGGCTGGATCGAACTCACCCGCCGCCTCGGCGACAAGGTGCAGCTGGTCGGCGACGACCTGTTCGTCACCAACCCGTCGATCCTGCAGGAGGGCATCGACCGCGCGGCCGCGAACGCGATCCTGATCAAGGTCAACCAGATCGGCACGCTCACCGAGACGCTGGAGGCGATGCGCATGGCCGATGCAGCGGGTTACCGGAACGTCGTGTCGCATCGCTCGGGCGAGACCGAGGACACGTTCATCGCGCAGCTCGCGGTCGCGACCGGCGCCGGCCAGATCAAGACGGGGTCCGCTTCCCGGTCCGATCGCGTGGCCAAGTACAATGAACTCCTTCGCATCGAGGAACGGCTGGGCGATCGCGGCCGCTACGGTGGCCGGGGCGTGTTCGGTCCGCTCGCCTGA